The Cryptococcus gattii WM276 chromosome B, complete sequence genome has a segment encoding these proteins:
- a CDS encoding RNA-binding protein LSM5 (Similar to TIGR gene model, XP_566441.1) — protein MASTILPLELVDRCIGSPIWVLMKNEREFTGTLMGFDDYVNMVLKDVKEYEVTASGITETDLGDTLLNGNNIAMSISHNGMFAPVFLGGNCLGRRDFMICVLWGRAMFSIHRSPHKYKYTKS, from the exons ATGGCTAGCACGATCCTCCCCCTCGAACTCGTCGACAGATGTATCGGCTCCCCTATCTGGGTCTTGATGAAGAATGAACGAGAGTTTACTGGGACTTTGATGGGTTTTGACGACTATGTCA ACATGGTTTTGAAAGATGTTAAGGAGTA CGAAGTTACTGCTTCAGGAATCACAGAGACTGACCTTGGGGATACTTTATTAAACGGGAACAACATCGCCATG TCTATCAGTCATAACGGCATGTTTGCGCCTGTTTTTCTGGGAGGAAACTGTCTTGGACGGCGAGATTTTATGATTTGTGTCTTGTGGGGGAGAGCAAT GTTTTCCATCCATCGGTCTCCCCACAAGTACAAATACACCAAATCATAA